Proteins encoded in a region of the Mycobacterium branderi genome:
- a CDS encoding S9 family peptidase has protein sequence MTPVPPRAKRVETRREFHGDVFVDPYEWLRDKSDPEVIAYLEAENDYAEQTTAHLEPLRQRIFDEIKARTKETDLSVPTRRGEWWYYARSFEGKQYGVQCRCPTTDPDDWSPPILDEDTEIPGEQVLLDENVEAEGHDFFSLGAASVSPDGNVLAYSVDVVGDERYTLRFKDLRTGERYSDEIVGIGAGATWATDNRTLYYVTLDAAWRPDTVWRHRLGSGLPAEKVYHEPDERFWLAVGRTRSDAYVLIASGSAITSEVRYADAADPQAEFTVVWPRRDGVEYSVEHAIVGGQDRFLILHNDNAVNFTLVETPVDDPTAQRTLIEHRDDVRLDAVDAFQRHLVVSYRREALPRIQLWPIADDYGEPEEISFESELMSTGLGANPTWGSPKLRIGAGSFVTPVQIYDIDLVSGERTLLREEPVLGDYRREDYVERRDWAYAEDGTRIPVSIVYRDGIEFPAPTALYGYGAYEICEDPRFSIARLSLLDRGMVFAIAHVRGGGEMGRLWYEQGKLLNKKNTFTDFVAVARHLVDSGLTRPEKLVALGGSAGGLLMGAVANLAPELFAGIWAQVPFVDPLTTILDPSLPLTVTEWDEWGNPLQDKDVYYYMKSYSPYENVAPRDYPPIFAMTSLNDTRVYYVEPAKWVAALRHTKPDGNQVLLKTQMSAGHGGISGRYERWKEIAYQYAWLLAAADNDDYGGGQVDDLLSGAQG, from the coding sequence ATGACGCCTGTGCCGCCGAGGGCCAAACGAGTCGAAACACGGCGCGAATTCCACGGCGACGTGTTCGTCGACCCCTACGAATGGCTGCGCGACAAGTCCGACCCCGAGGTGATCGCCTACCTCGAGGCCGAGAATGACTATGCCGAACAGACCACGGCCCACCTGGAACCATTGCGGCAGCGGATTTTCGACGAGATCAAGGCGCGCACCAAGGAAACGGACCTGTCGGTTCCCACCCGGCGCGGCGAATGGTGGTACTACGCACGGAGCTTCGAGGGAAAGCAGTACGGTGTCCAATGCCGTTGCCCCACAACCGATCCGGACGACTGGTCACCGCCTATCCTCGACGAGGACACCGAGATCCCGGGCGAGCAGGTGCTGCTCGACGAAAACGTCGAAGCCGAGGGCCACGACTTCTTCTCGCTGGGCGCGGCAAGCGTCAGTCCCGACGGCAACGTCCTGGCCTATTCGGTCGACGTCGTCGGTGACGAGCGATACACATTGCGGTTCAAGGACTTACGGACGGGCGAGCGGTACTCCGACGAGATCGTCGGCATCGGCGCGGGCGCAACGTGGGCAACCGACAACCGCACGCTGTACTACGTGACGCTGGACGCCGCCTGGCGACCCGACACGGTGTGGCGGCACCGGCTGGGCTCCGGTCTGCCCGCCGAGAAGGTCTATCACGAGCCCGACGAACGGTTCTGGCTGGCTGTGGGCCGCACCCGAAGCGACGCGTACGTGCTGATCGCTTCCGGATCGGCTATCACCTCCGAGGTACGCTACGCCGACGCCGCCGATCCGCAGGCCGAGTTCACCGTGGTGTGGCCGCGCCGCGACGGCGTCGAGTACTCGGTGGAGCATGCGATCGTCGGCGGGCAGGACCGGTTTTTGATTCTGCACAACGACAATGCGGTGAACTTCACACTCGTCGAGACCCCGGTCGATGACCCGACCGCGCAGCGCACGCTGATCGAGCACCGCGACGACGTCCGGCTGGACGCCGTCGACGCCTTCCAGCGTCATCTGGTGGTCAGCTATCGACGTGAGGCGCTGCCGCGGATTCAGCTGTGGCCGATCGCAGATGACTACGGTGAGCCCGAAGAGATCTCGTTCGAATCGGAGCTGATGTCGACCGGGCTGGGCGCCAACCCAACCTGGGGCTCACCGAAACTGCGGATCGGCGCCGGCTCGTTCGTCACCCCGGTTCAGATCTACGACATCGACCTGGTCAGCGGCGAGCGCACGTTGCTGCGCGAAGAGCCGGTACTCGGCGACTACCGGCGCGAGGACTACGTCGAGCGGCGCGATTGGGCGTACGCCGAGGACGGCACCCGGATTCCGGTGTCGATCGTCTACCGCGATGGAATCGAATTCCCGGCGCCGACAGCGTTGTACGGCTACGGCGCGTACGAGATCTGTGAAGACCCGCGGTTCTCCATCGCCCGCTTGTCGCTGCTGGACCGCGGCATGGTGTTCGCCATCGCCCACGTCCGCGGCGGCGGCGAGATGGGCCGGCTGTGGTACGAGCAGGGCAAGCTGCTGAACAAGAAGAACACGTTCACCGATTTCGTCGCGGTGGCAAGGCATTTGGTGGACTCCGGGCTGACCCGGCCGGAGAAGCTAGTGGCGCTGGGCGGCAGCGCGGGCGGACTGCTGATGGGTGCCGTCGCCAACCTGGCTCCGGAACTGTTCGCCGGCATCTGGGCCCAGGTGCCCTTCGTCGACCCGCTGACTACTATCTTGGACCCGTCGCTGCCGTTGACTGTCACCGAGTGGGACGAGTGGGGAAACCCCTTGCAGGACAAAGATGTGTACTACTACATGAAGTCCTACTCGCCGTACGAGAACGTCGCACCCAGGGATTATCCGCCGATCTTTGCGATGACGTCGCTCAACGACACCAGGGTCTACTATGTCGAGCCGGCGAAATGGGTTGCGGCACTGCGGCACACCAAACCCGACGGCAATCAGGTGCTGCTGAAGACCCAGATGAGTGCCGGTCACGGCGGTATCAGTGGCCGCTACGAGCGCTGGAAAGAGATTGCCTACCAGTACGCGTGGCTGCTAGCGGCTGCTGACAATGACGACTATGGCGGCGGCCAGGTAGACGATCTCCTCAGCGGTGCGCAGGGGTAG
- a CDS encoding DUF429 domain-containing protein gives MHFVGVDLAWGEINQSGIAVVDADGRLLHLGTAQDDASLEEAVAPYVGDDCVVAIDAPLIVKNPTGYRPCEAALNRDFGRFEAGARPAFAERPEFKHPRGARIAAALGLDMDPASTATRRAIEVYPHPATVVLFGLPKTLKYKRGAFGDRQRALLQLMTLIEELDTATPRLRVNRNVSWVELRKRVEAATRPGQLDRDEDPVDAVLCAYVALYWHHRPDDVTVYGDYLTGYILTPSLPLDRSAPKEPERDPDEIEQRLTRLAALLEEAALELAALRELSVNAERRADDA, from the coding sequence ATGCACTTTGTTGGCGTCGACCTTGCCTGGGGAGAAATCAACCAGAGCGGCATCGCCGTCGTCGACGCCGACGGCCGGCTGCTGCATCTCGGCACCGCGCAGGACGACGCAAGCCTCGAGGAGGCGGTGGCGCCGTACGTCGGCGACGACTGCGTGGTAGCCATCGACGCGCCGCTGATCGTGAAGAATCCGACCGGGTACCGACCCTGCGAGGCCGCCCTCAATCGTGACTTCGGACGCTTCGAGGCGGGGGCGCGTCCGGCATTCGCCGAACGGCCCGAATTCAAACATCCCCGTGGCGCCCGGATCGCCGCCGCGCTCGGTCTCGACATGGACCCTGCATCGACCGCGACGCGACGGGCGATCGAGGTGTACCCACATCCGGCGACGGTCGTGTTGTTCGGTTTACCGAAGACCCTGAAATACAAGCGGGGCGCATTCGGGGACCGGCAGCGTGCGCTGCTGCAGCTGATGACGCTGATCGAGGAGCTCGACACCGCCACACCTCGGCTGCGGGTCAACCGCAATGTGTCCTGGGTGGAGCTACGAAAACGCGTCGAGGCCGCGACCCGGCCCGGGCAGCTCGACCGCGACGAAGATCCCGTCGACGCCGTGCTGTGCGCGTACGTCGCGCTGTATTGGCATCACCGTCCCGACGACGTGACCGTCTACGGCGACTACCTGACGGGCTACATACTTACGCCATCGCTTCCGCTCGACCGGTCCGCACCTAAGGAGCCCGAACGCGACCCCGACGAAATCGAACAGCGGCTCACCCGCCTCGCCGCGCTACTCGAGGAGGCTGCGCTGGAGCTGGCTGCGCTGCGCGAGCTCTCCGTCAACGCGGAGCGTCGGGCCGACGACGCTTGA
- the purB gene encoding adenylosuccinate lyase, whose amino-acid sequence MSIPNVLAGRYASAEMVAIWSPEAKVVAERRLWLAVLRAQTELGIEVPASVLADYERVLDDVDLGSIAARERVLRHDVKARIEEFNALAGHEHVHKGMTSRDLTENVEQLQIRRSLELVFSHGVAVVARLAERAVTYRDLVMAGRSHNVAAQATTLGKRFASAAQETLIALTRLRELIDRYPLRGIKGPMGTAQDMLDLLGDRTKLAVLEQRVAEFLGFSTVLTSVGQVYPRSLDHDVVSALVQFGAGPSSLAHTIRLMAGHDLVTEGFAPGQVGSSAMPHKMNTRSCERINGLQVVLRGYASMAAELAGAQWNEGDVFCSVVRRAALPDSFFAVDGQIETLLTVLDEFGAYPAVIQRELDRYLPFLATTKVLMAAVRAGMGREAAHEVIREHAVAAALAMRDGADPDLLDRLAADPRLPLDRTALDAALADKQAFIGAAGDQVDAVAAAVDALVARYPDAAKYTPGAIL is encoded by the coding sequence GTGAGCATCCCGAATGTGCTGGCCGGCCGCTACGCCAGCGCCGAGATGGTGGCGATCTGGTCGCCGGAGGCCAAGGTGGTCGCCGAGCGACGACTGTGGCTGGCGGTGCTGCGGGCGCAGACGGAACTGGGTATTGAGGTTCCCGCCTCCGTTCTTGCTGACTACGAGCGGGTGCTCGACGACGTCGACCTGGGCTCGATCGCCGCCCGCGAGCGGGTGCTGCGCCACGACGTCAAGGCCCGCATCGAGGAATTCAACGCGCTGGCCGGCCACGAACACGTGCACAAGGGCATGACCAGCCGCGACCTCACCGAGAACGTCGAGCAGCTGCAGATCCGCCGATCGCTGGAGCTGGTGTTCTCCCATGGGGTGGCGGTGGTGGCCCGGTTGGCCGAGCGGGCGGTGACCTACCGCGACCTGGTGATGGCCGGGCGCAGTCACAACGTCGCCGCGCAGGCCACCACGCTGGGCAAACGGTTCGCCTCCGCGGCGCAGGAGACACTGATTGCGTTGACCCGGCTGCGCGAGCTGATCGACCGCTACCCGCTGCGCGGCATCAAAGGCCCGATGGGCACTGCGCAGGACATGCTCGACCTGCTGGGTGACCGGACGAAGCTCGCCGTGCTCGAGCAGCGTGTTGCCGAATTCCTGGGATTCTCAACGGTTTTGACGAGTGTCGGGCAGGTGTATCCGCGGTCGCTGGACCACGACGTGGTCTCGGCGTTGGTGCAGTTCGGTGCGGGCCCGTCGTCGCTGGCGCACACCATCCGCCTGATGGCCGGGCATGATCTGGTCACCGAGGGTTTCGCGCCCGGGCAGGTCGGCTCGTCGGCGATGCCGCACAAGATGAACACCCGCAGCTGCGAGCGGATCAACGGCCTGCAGGTGGTGCTGCGCGGCTATGCCTCGATGGCCGCCGAGTTGGCCGGCGCGCAGTGGAACGAGGGCGACGTGTTCTGTTCGGTGGTGCGCCGAGCCGCATTGCCGGACAGCTTCTTTGCCGTCGACGGGCAGATCGAGACGCTGCTGACCGTGCTCGACGAGTTCGGCGCCTACCCGGCGGTGATCCAGCGGGAGCTGGACCGCTACCTGCCGTTCCTGGCGACGACCAAAGTGTTGATGGCCGCGGTGCGCGCCGGGATGGGCCGCGAAGCCGCCCACGAAGTGATCCGCGAACACGCCGTGGCGGCCGCGCTGGCGATGCGCGACGGCGCCGACCCCGACCTGCTGGACCGGCTGGCGGCCGACCCGCGGCTGCCGTTGGACCGGACCGCGCTGGACGCCGCGCTGGCCGACAAGCAGGCATTCATCGGCGCCGCAGGCGATCAGGTGGACGCGGTGGCCGCGGCGGTGGACGCACTGGTCGCCCGCTATCCGGACGCGGCCAAATACACGCCGGGTGCCATCCTGTAA
- a CDS encoding cytochrome P450: MTVCDFDLTDLDNFADGFPHDLFAIHRREAPVFWHQPTEHTPDGEGFWSVATYAETLAVLRDPATYSSVTGGQRPFGGTLLQDLSIAGQVLNMMDDPRHSQIRRLVSSGLTPRMIRLVEDDLRARARRLLDAVVSGEPVDFLVDIAAELPMQMICILLGVPESERHWLFEAIEPQFDFGGSRKASLSQLSVEEAGSRMYTYGQELIAAKRAQPTDDMLSVVANATLDGAEALSDLELYLFFSLLFSAGAETTRNAVAGGLLALAQHPAQLRALRDDLDLLPSAVEEIVRWTSPSPSKRRTATRDVTLGGASIRAGQKVQIWEGSANRDEKVFDHADEFDITRKPNPHLGFGQGVHYCLGANLARLELRVLFEELLSRFSAVRVVQPVEWTRSNRHTGIRHLVVELSG, from the coding sequence ATGACCGTCTGCGACTTCGATCTCACCGATCTGGACAACTTCGCCGACGGATTCCCGCACGACCTGTTCGCCATCCATCGCCGCGAAGCGCCGGTGTTCTGGCACCAGCCCACCGAGCACACGCCCGACGGCGAAGGATTCTGGTCGGTGGCCACCTACGCCGAAACCCTTGCGGTGCTTCGCGATCCGGCGACATACTCCTCGGTCACCGGTGGGCAGCGGCCGTTCGGCGGCACATTGCTGCAGGACTTGTCCATCGCGGGCCAGGTTCTCAACATGATGGACGACCCTCGGCATTCGCAAATCCGGCGGCTCGTCAGCTCCGGGCTGACCCCGCGAATGATCCGCCTGGTCGAGGACGATCTTCGGGCCCGGGCGCGCCGGCTGCTGGACGCGGTGGTGTCGGGCGAACCAGTCGATTTTCTGGTCGACATCGCCGCAGAGCTGCCCATGCAGATGATCTGCATTCTGCTGGGAGTGCCGGAATCCGAACGGCATTGGTTGTTCGAGGCTATCGAGCCACAGTTCGACTTCGGCGGGTCCCGCAAAGCGTCCCTCTCGCAGCTCTCGGTCGAAGAGGCCGGGTCGCGGATGTACACCTACGGCCAGGAACTGATCGCCGCCAAGCGCGCCCAGCCGACCGACGACATGCTGTCGGTAGTCGCCAACGCGACGCTTGACGGCGCAGAGGCGCTGTCGGATCTCGAGTTGTACCTATTCTTTTCCCTGCTGTTCAGCGCCGGTGCGGAGACGACGCGCAACGCGGTCGCCGGCGGGTTGCTCGCCCTCGCTCAGCATCCGGCTCAATTGCGGGCGCTGCGTGACGATCTCGACCTGCTGCCGAGCGCCGTCGAGGAGATCGTTCGGTGGACGTCGCCGTCACCGTCTAAGCGGCGAACCGCCACCCGTGACGTTACGCTCGGCGGAGCGTCGATCCGGGCCGGGCAGAAGGTACAGATCTGGGAAGGCTCGGCCAACCGCGACGAGAAGGTGTTCGACCATGCCGACGAGTTCGACATCACCCGAAAACCGAACCCGCACTTGGGTTTCGGACAGGGAGTGCACTACTGCCTGGGTGCCAACCTGGCCCGGCTGGAACTGCGGGTGCTGTTCGAGGAACTGCTCTCGCGGTTCAGCGCAGTGCGGGTAGTGCAGCCCGTCGAATGGACTCGCAGCAACCGGCACACCGGCATTCGGCATTTGGTGGTGGAGCTATCCGGCTGA
- a CDS encoding phosphoribosylaminoimidazolesuccinocarboxamide synthase: MRPALSDYQHLASGKVRELYRVDDEHLLFVATDRISAFDYVLDSTIPDKGRILTAMSVFFFDFVDAPNHLAGPPDDPRIPDEVLGRALVVRQLEMLPVECVARGYLTGSGLLDYQRTGKLCGIPLPPGLVEASRFPTPLFTPATKAELGQHDENIPFARVIEMVGAVRANQLRDRTLQTYVQAADHALRKGIIIADTKFEFGLDKHGNLVLADEVFTPDSSRYWPADGYRAGVVQTSFDKQFVRNWLTSPESGWDRSGSEPPPPLPDDIIEATRARYIEAYERISGLRFDDWIGPGA; encoded by the coding sequence ATGCGTCCCGCGCTGTCCGACTACCAGCACCTGGCCAGCGGCAAGGTCCGCGAGTTGTACCGCGTCGACGACGAGCACCTGCTGTTCGTCGCGACCGACCGGATTTCCGCGTTCGACTACGTGCTCGACAGCACGATTCCCGACAAGGGCCGCATCCTGACCGCAATGAGCGTGTTCTTCTTCGACTTCGTCGACGCTCCCAACCACTTGGCCGGCCCGCCGGATGACCCGCGCATCCCCGACGAGGTCCTGGGCCGCGCGCTGGTCGTGCGGCAGCTCGAGATGCTTCCGGTGGAGTGCGTGGCCCGGGGCTACCTCACCGGCTCCGGGCTGTTGGACTATCAGCGGACCGGCAAATTGTGCGGCATCCCGTTGCCGCCGGGCCTGGTCGAGGCCAGCCGGTTTCCCACGCCGCTGTTCACCCCGGCGACGAAAGCCGAACTGGGACAACATGACGAGAACATTCCGTTCGCGCGGGTGATCGAGATGGTAGGCGCGGTACGGGCCAACCAGCTGCGCGACCGCACGCTGCAAACCTATGTCCAGGCCGCCGACCACGCGCTGAGGAAGGGAATCATCATCGCCGACACCAAATTCGAGTTCGGCCTCGACAAGCACGGCAACCTGGTGCTGGCCGACGAGGTCTTCACCCCAGACTCGTCGCGGTATTGGCCCGCCGACGGCTATCGCGCCGGTGTCGTGCAGACCAGCTTCGACAAGCAGTTCGTCCGCAACTGGCTCACCAGCCCCGAGTCCGGCTGGGACCGCTCGGGATCGGAACCGCCACCACCGCTGCCCGACGACATCATCGAGGCCACCCGGGCCCGCTACATCGAGGCCTACGAACGGATTTCCGGGCTTCGGTTCGACGACTGGATAGGTCCGGGAGCATGA
- a CDS encoding APC family permease, whose protein sequence is MDSGVVAEQPRLRRVMGPGLLLLFILGDILGTGVYALIGDVAAEVGGAAWVAFLLAFLIAAVTALSYLELVTKYPQAAGAALYAQKAFGNQFVTFLVAFVVMCAAITSASTASRFFAANFVVAFHFGWGTAGVTAIALLFMAVLAAVNLRGVGESVKLNVVLSGIEITGLCLVIFAGLWAFVGSQHVDYSRVMAFDTGDKSVFVALTTATSLAFFAMTGFEDSVNMAEETKNPVRIFPRVLLAGLSIAALVYIVVAIVSVALVPIGELKTSDTPLIDVVRLGAPGLPIKDVLPFISMVAVSNTALISMLMASRLIYGMSRQQVLPTVLGAVSRARRAPWVAILFTTAIAFAVILYVTAFANSDAIEVLGGTTSLLLLAVFTMVNVAVLVLRRDTRAGRRHFKTPAALPVVGCVASLYLVTPLSGRPGQQYLLGAILVMSGVVLSLLTVVLKRRRPDAPR, encoded by the coding sequence ATGGATTCGGGGGTCGTCGCGGAGCAGCCCCGGCTGCGCCGGGTGATGGGCCCGGGCCTGCTGCTGTTGTTCATCCTCGGCGACATCTTGGGCACCGGCGTATACGCGTTGATCGGCGATGTGGCCGCCGAAGTGGGGGGTGCGGCGTGGGTCGCGTTTCTGCTGGCGTTTTTGATCGCCGCGGTGACTGCGTTGAGCTACCTGGAATTGGTGACCAAATACCCGCAGGCGGCCGGAGCGGCGCTGTATGCGCAAAAGGCGTTCGGCAATCAGTTTGTGACGTTTCTGGTGGCGTTCGTCGTGATGTGCGCGGCCATCACGTCGGCGTCGACGGCATCGCGGTTCTTCGCGGCCAACTTTGTCGTCGCATTCCACTTCGGTTGGGGCACTGCGGGGGTCACCGCGATTGCGCTGCTATTCATGGCGGTGCTCGCCGCGGTCAACCTGCGCGGGGTGGGCGAGAGCGTCAAGCTCAACGTCGTGCTGTCCGGCATCGAGATCACCGGGTTGTGCCTGGTGATCTTCGCCGGGTTGTGGGCCTTCGTCGGCAGTCAGCACGTCGACTACTCGAGGGTGATGGCGTTCGACACCGGCGACAAAAGCGTTTTCGTGGCGCTGACCACCGCGACATCGCTGGCGTTTTTCGCAATGACCGGTTTCGAGGACTCGGTCAACATGGCCGAGGAGACCAAGAACCCTGTCCGGATTTTCCCGAGGGTCCTGCTGGCCGGGTTGAGCATCGCGGCACTCGTCTACATCGTCGTGGCGATCGTGTCGGTGGCGTTGGTGCCCATCGGTGAGTTGAAGACCAGCGACACACCGCTGATCGACGTCGTGCGGCTCGGGGCGCCGGGCTTGCCGATCAAGGATGTGCTGCCGTTCATCTCGATGGTTGCAGTGTCCAACACCGCGCTGATCAGCATGCTGATGGCCAGCCGATTGATCTACGGAATGTCTCGCCAGCAGGTGTTGCCGACGGTGCTCGGCGCAGTGAGCCGGGCACGGCGGGCGCCGTGGGTGGCGATCCTGTTCACCACGGCGATCGCGTTCGCGGTGATCCTCTATGTCACCGCGTTCGCCAACAGCGACGCGATCGAGGTGCTCGGCGGGACGACGTCGCTGCTGTTGCTGGCGGTTTTCACGATGGTCAATGTCGCCGTGCTGGTGCTGCGCCGCGACACACGGGCCGGTCGCCGCCACTTCAAGACGCCGGCAGCGCTGCCGGTCGTCGGATGTGTGGCGTCGCTGTATCTGGTGACGCCGCTATCGGGCCGGCCCGGTCAGCAATACCTATTGGGCGCCATCTTGGTGATGAGCGGAGTGGTGCTGTCGTTGCTGACCGTGGTGCTCAAGCGTCGTCGGCCCGACGCTCCGCGTTGA
- a CDS encoding tellurite resistance/C4-dicarboxylate transporter family protein, whose translation MDSQQPAHRHSAFGGGAIRLTPDVFSAVMATGILSIAARNHHYWRTSDTLGVLASAGLLVLVAVVVVGNRRTARWDLSDPDVTLRLFTFVAACAVLDSRLASDRVVAWVLGVTALSAWLVLTALTARNMSRRRWTALRDQAHGAWELASVGTSGLAIVSSQDARYTGHHWWLAVAVPIWIVALMLYGLMTWLILWRAVAERQDRDGFEPDTWILMGALAIATLAGDGIHPLAPGWLAGAVRAVTIVTWVAATLWIPPLIYFGLHRITRRPEVLQLTGAWWTLVFPLGMYSVATHAMAVEIGVRSMRTVSLVFFWNALAAWVIVVVASLLRFRR comes from the coding sequence ATGGACTCGCAGCAACCGGCACACCGGCATTCGGCATTTGGTGGTGGAGCTATCCGGCTGACGCCGGACGTCTTCTCGGCGGTGATGGCGACCGGCATCCTGTCCATCGCCGCACGCAACCATCACTACTGGCGGACCAGTGACACGCTCGGAGTCCTGGCGTCGGCCGGCCTGCTCGTACTGGTTGCGGTGGTCGTCGTCGGCAATCGCCGTACCGCCCGGTGGGACCTGAGCGATCCCGACGTCACGCTGCGACTCTTCACGTTCGTGGCGGCATGCGCCGTGCTCGACAGTCGGCTGGCGTCGGATCGTGTGGTGGCCTGGGTGCTCGGTGTGACAGCGCTGTCGGCCTGGCTGGTCTTGACCGCGCTGACCGCACGCAACATGTCGAGGCGACGGTGGACGGCGTTGCGGGATCAAGCCCACGGGGCATGGGAACTGGCCAGCGTGGGCACGTCCGGTTTGGCGATCGTCAGCAGCCAGGACGCGCGGTACACCGGTCACCACTGGTGGCTGGCGGTCGCGGTGCCCATCTGGATCGTGGCCCTCATGCTCTACGGTCTGATGACCTGGCTGATCCTGTGGCGGGCGGTCGCCGAGCGCCAGGACCGCGACGGATTCGAACCGGACACCTGGATTCTGATGGGCGCGTTGGCCATCGCCACGCTGGCCGGCGACGGCATCCACCCACTCGCGCCCGGATGGCTGGCCGGAGCCGTGCGCGCCGTGACGATAGTGACCTGGGTGGCGGCCACGCTGTGGATACCGCCGCTGATCTACTTCGGGCTGCACCGGATCACCCGGCGTCCCGAGGTGCTGCAGTTGACCGGAGCGTGGTGGACGTTGGTGTTCCCGCTGGGCATGTACTCGGTGGCCACCCACGCCATGGCCGTCGAGATCGGTGTGCGGTCCATGCGGACCGTGTCGCTGGTGTTCTTCTGGAATGCGTTGGCGGCCTGGGTGATTGTGGTCGTCGCCAGTCTTCTGCGATTTCGGCGCTAA
- a CDS encoding TetR/AcrR family transcriptional regulator yields MARSTYHHGDLRAAILTEAARQVAERGADRVSLRELARGAGVSHAAPAHHFTDRRGLFTALAAEGFRRLAGVLAEARPRFIDAALAYVRFAIEHPGHYEVMFDKSLLDTSDTELAAAEAAAGAELSRGVATLSDPNAQADPAGAQLAAWSLVHGFSTLWLNDAVSSRVKATDPMRTVERIARMLFDG; encoded by the coding sequence ATGGCTCGGTCCACCTATCACCACGGCGATCTGCGAGCGGCGATCCTGACCGAGGCCGCGCGTCAGGTCGCCGAGCGGGGCGCCGACCGGGTCTCGCTCCGTGAACTGGCGCGCGGAGCCGGGGTGTCGCATGCCGCCCCGGCACACCACTTCACGGATCGGCGGGGACTGTTCACCGCGCTGGCCGCCGAGGGGTTTCGGCGGTTGGCTGGCGTGCTGGCCGAAGCCAGGCCCCGGTTCATCGACGCGGCACTGGCCTACGTACGGTTCGCTATCGAGCACCCGGGCCACTACGAGGTGATGTTCGACAAGTCGCTGCTCGACACGTCGGACACGGAGTTGGCCGCCGCCGAGGCCGCCGCCGGTGCGGAGTTGTCAAGGGGCGTAGCGACTTTGAGCGATCCCAACGCGCAGGCTGACCCGGCTGGTGCGCAGCTGGCGGCATGGTCACTGGTGCACGGGTTTTCGACGCTGTGGCTCAACGATGCGGTCAGTTCCCGGGTGAAGGCGACCGATCCGATGCGAACGGTTGAACGGATCGCCAGGATGCTCTTCGACGGCTGA
- a CDS encoding DoxX family protein — protein sequence MAPLITLLLGSIAARIIGWLGVDYVGNWPKAIAVGLAAMFILTGVAHFVPPLRRDLIAIVPPRLPAPEHLVTVTGVLEFLGAAGLLVPPTRAAAAICLLLLMLLMFPANVNAARMPDPPKSMTTRLPLRTAEEIVYLAAAIVVIVSSR from the coding sequence ATGGCTCCGCTGATCACACTGCTGCTGGGCAGCATCGCCGCCCGCATCATCGGCTGGCTCGGGGTCGACTACGTCGGCAACTGGCCCAAAGCCATTGCCGTCGGGCTGGCGGCGATGTTCATCCTCACCGGCGTGGCGCATTTCGTGCCGCCGCTGCGCCGCGACCTGATCGCGATCGTGCCGCCACGGCTCCCCGCGCCCGAACATCTGGTCACGGTTACCGGCGTGCTGGAGTTCCTCGGCGCCGCAGGCCTATTGGTGCCCCCCACCCGTGCGGCGGCCGCCATTTGCCTGCTGCTGCTGATGTTGTTGATGTTCCCGGCCAACGTGAATGCCGCCCGGATGCCCGATCCGCCCAAGTCGATGACGACGCGGCTACCCCTGCGCACCGCTGAGGAGATCGTCTACCTGGCCGCCGCCATAGTCGTCATTGTCAGCAGCCGCTAG